The Erigeron canadensis isolate Cc75 unplaced genomic scaffold, C_canadensis_v1 Conyza_canadensis_unscaffolded:231, whole genome shotgun sequence genome contains a region encoding:
- the LOC122584368 gene encoding NAD(P)H-quinone oxidoreductase subunit K, chloroplastic-like, which yields MNSIEFPLFHRTTQNSVISTTLNDLSNWSRLSSLWPLLYGTSCCFIEFASLIGSRFDFDRYGLVPRSSPRQADLILTAGTVTMKMAPSLVRLYEQMPEPKYVIAMGACTITGGMFSTDSYSTVRGVDKLIPVDVYLPGCPPKPEAIIDAITKLRKKISREIYPDRILSQRENRSPGGLLASVYHLTRIEYGVDQPEEVCIKVFAPRRDPRIPSVFWVWKSVDFQERESYDMLGISYYNHPRLKRILMPESWIGWPLRKDYIAPNFYEIQDAH from the exons ATGAATTCCATTGAGTTTCCCTTGTTTCATCGAACAACCCAAAATTCAGTAATTTCAACGACACTAAATGATCTTTCAAATTGGTCAAGACTCTCTAGTTTATGGCCACTTCTTTATGGTACCAGTTGTTGCTTCATTGAATTTGCTTCACTAATAGGTTCACGATTCGACTTTGATCGTTATGGACTAGTACCACGATCGAGTCCTAGACAAGCGGACCTTATTTTAACAGCTGGAACAGTAACAATGAAAATGGCCCCCTCCTTGGTGAGATTATACGAGCAAATGCCTGAACCAAAATATGTTATTGCTATGGGAGCATGTACAATTACAGGGGGGATGTTCAGTACCGATTCTTATAGTACTGTTCGTGGAGTCGATAAGCTAATTCCTGTGGATGTCTATTTGCCGGGCTGTCCACCTAAACCAGAAGCTATTATAGATGCTATAACAAAACTTCGTAAGAAAATATCTCGAGAAATCTATCCAGATAGAATTCTGTCTCAGCGAGAGAATAGGT CACCAGGCGGATTATTAGCTAGTGTGTATCATCTTACTCGAATAGAGTATGGCGTGGATCAACCAGAAGAGGTATGCATAAAAGTATTTGCCCCGAGGAGGGATCCTAGAATTCCGTCGGTTTTCTGGGTTTGGAAAAgtgtggattttcaagaacggGAATCTTATGATATGTTAGGAATCTCTTATTATAATCATCCGCGTTTGAAACGTATCTTAATGCCTGAAAGTTGGATAGGATGGCCTCTACGTAAGGATTATATTGCTCCCAATTTTTATGAAATACAAGATGCtcattga
- the LOC122584363 gene encoding ATP synthase subunit beta, chloroplastic: protein MRMNSGIATLDKKNLGRIAQIIGPVLDVAFPPGKMPNIYNALIVKGRDTDGEPINVTCEVQQLLGNNRVRAVAMSATDGLTRGMDVIDTGAPLSVPVGGATLGRIFNVLGEPIDNLGPVDNSTTFPIHRSAPAFIQLDTKLSIFETGIKVVDLLAPYRRGGKIGLFGGAGVGKTVLIMELINNIAKAHGGVSVFGGVGERTREGNDLYMEMKESGVINEQNIAESKVALVYGQMNEPPGARMRVGLTALTMAEYFRDVNEQDVLLFIDNIFRFVQAGSEVSALLGRMPSAVGYQPTLSTEMGSLQERITSTKEGSITSIQAVYVPADDLTDPAPATTFAHLDATTVLSRGLAAKGIYPAVDPLDSTSTMLQPRIVGEEHYDTAQEVKQTLQRYKELQDIIAILGLDELSEEDRLTVARARKIERFLSQPFFVAEVFTGSPGKYVGLAETIRGFQLILSGELDGLPEQAFYLVGNIDEATAKAMNLEMESNLKK from the coding sequence atgagAATGAATTCTGGGATTGCCACGCTTGACAAAAAGAACCTAGGGCGTATCGCCCAAATCATTGGTCCGGTACTAGATGTAGCTTTTCCGCCAGGCAAAATGCCTAATATTTATAACGCTCTGATAGTTAAGGGTCGAGATACCGACGGTGAACCAATTAATGTGACTTGTGAGGTACAGCAATTATTAGGAAACAACCGAGTTAGGGCCGTAGCTATGAGTGCTACAGACGGTCTAACGAGAGGAATGGACGTAATTGATACGGGAGCTCCGCTAAGTGTTCCGGTAGGTGGAGCGACTCTCGGACGAATTTTCAATGTCCTTGGCGAGCCTATTGATAATTTAGGTCCTGTAGATAATAGCACAACATTTCCTATTCATAGATCTGCACCTGCCTTTATACAGTTAGATACAAAATTATCTATTTTTGAAACTGGAATTAAAGTAGTAGATCTTTTAGCCCCTTATCGTCGTGGAGGAAAAATCGGACTATTCGGGGGAGCTGGTGTGGGTAAAACAGTACTAATTATGGAATTGATTAACAATATTGCCAAGGCTCACGGAGGCGTATCTGTATTTGGCGGAGTCGGTGAACGGACTCGTGAAGGAAATGATCTTTACATGGAAATGAAAGAATCTGGAGTAATTAATGAACAAAATATTGCAGAATCAAAAGTAGCTCTAGTTTATGGTCAGATGAATGAACCGCCGGGAGCTCGTATGAGAGTTGGTTTGACTGCCCTAACTATGGCGGAATATTTCCGAGATGTTAATGAACAAGACGTACTTTTATTTATTGACAATATCTTCCGTTTTGTCCAAGCAGGATCTGAAGTATCCGCCTTGTTGGGTAGAATGCCTTCCGCTGTGGGTTATCAACCTACCCTTAGTACCGAAATGGGTTCTTTACAAGAAAGAATTACTTCTACCAAAGAGGGGTCCATAACTTCTATTCAAGCTGTTTATGTACCTGCAGATGATTTGACTGACCCTGCTCCTGCTACGACATTTGCACATTTAGATGCTACTACCGTACTATCAAGAGGATTAGCCGCCAAAGGTATTTATCCGGCAGTAGATCCTTTAGATTCAACGTCAACTATGCTACAACCCCGGATCGTTGGTGAAGAACATTATGACACTGCACAAGAGGTTAAGCAAACTTTACAACGTTacaaagaacttcaagatattATAGCTATTCTCGGATTGGACGAATTATCCGAAGAAGATCGTTTAACCGTAGCAAGAGCACGAAAAATTGAGCGTTTCTTATCACAACCTTTTTTCGTAGCAGAAGTATTTACGGGTTCTCCGGGAAAATATGTTGGTTTAGCAGAAACAATAAGAGGCTTTCAATTAATCCTTTCCGGCGAATTAGATGGTCTTCCTGAACAAGCCTTTTATTTGGTAGGTAACATCGATGAAGCTACGGCGAAGGCTATGAACTTAGAAATGGAGAGCAATTTGAAGAAATGA